One region of Solea senegalensis isolate Sse05_10M linkage group LG14, IFAPA_SoseM_1, whole genome shotgun sequence genomic DNA includes:
- the cdkn2c gene encoding cyclin-dependent kinase 4 inhibitor C, producing the protein MSALYPYLLSRMAEVPLTDRLSTASASGNLHELLLLLENGADVNGLNTFGRTPLQVVKLSCDHVIQALLEAGANPDVRDPVCGLTVTHDAARDGWIDAVRLLIDHKADPNMVDDRGNLPLHLAASRGHLRVVQLLMGHTQNPHTRNNEGRTAALEALFHGKMDTAKYIDEYLNPAH; encoded by the exons ATGTCTGCATTATATCCATATCTGTTGTCAAGAATGGCTGAGGTGCCGCTCACTGACAGACTCTCCACTGCTTCGGCCAGTGGAAACCTACATGAACTCTTGCTTTTACTGGAAAATGGAGCAGATGTCAATGGGCTGAACACATTTGGGAGAACTCCACTACAG GTGGTGAAGTTGAGCTGCGACCACGTGATTCAGGCTCTTCTCGAGGCGGGTGCAAACCCCGACGTGCGCGACCCGGTCTGTGGCCTCACCGTCACCCACGACGCGGCGCGCGATGGATGGATCGATGCCGTGCGCTTGCTGATAGACCACAAAGCAGATCCGAACATGGTGGATGATCGCGGTAACCTGCCCCTGCACCTGGCCGCCTCACGGGGTCATCTGAGGGTGGTGCAACTGCTGATGGGACACACGCAGAACCCGCACACCCGCAACAACGAGGGGCGCACCGCCGCACTGGAGGCGCTCTTCCATGGGAAGATGGACACTGCCAAATACATCGACGAGTATCTGAACCCTGCGC ATTAG